The Sorangiineae bacterium MSr11954 DNA segment AACGACGGGCAACGCCCGAGGCCACGACGTTCTTGGCGACGTAGCGCGCGTAGTAGCACGCCGAGCGATCGACCTTGGACGGGTCCTTGCCGGAGAAGGCGCCGCCGCCGTGGCGGCCCATGCCGCCATAGCTGTCGACGATGATCTTGCGGCCCGTGAGCCCGCAATCGCCCTGCGGTCCGCCGATGACGAAGCGGCCGGTGGGGTTGACGTGGAACTTGGTGTTCTTGTCGATCAGCTTCTTCGGCATGACCTTGTTGATCACCAGCTCGATGACCGCGTCGCGCAGGGTCTTGTACTTCACCGCCTCGCTGTGCTGCGTGCTGACGACGATGGCATCGACGCGAACGGGGACGTCGTTCTCGTACTCGAGGGTGACTTGGGTCTTGCCGTCGGGCCGGAGGAAGTCGACCTTCTTGGACTTGCGAACGGCCGCGAGCTGCAGCGCGAGCTGGTGCGCGTAGTCGATGGGCGCGGGCATGAGGTTCGGCGTTTCGTCGGTGGCGTAGCCGAACATGAGGCCCTGGTCGCCGGCGCCTTGCTCCTTGTGGAGGCCCTGGCCTTCCGTGACACCCTGGGAGATGTCGGGGCTCTGCTTCTCGAGCGCGGTGAGGACGGCGCACGTGTTGCCGTCGAAGCCGAGCGACGAGTCGTTGTAGCCGATGTCGAGCACCGTCTTGCGAACGAGCGTGGGGATGTCGACCCATGCGCGGGTCGTCACCTCGCCTGCCACGACGACCATACCGGTCTTCGCGAGTGCTTCGCACGCAACGCGAGAGGTGGGGTCCTCGGCGAGAAGCGCGTCGAGAATGGTGTCGGAGATGGCATCGCAGACTTTGTCGGGATGGCCTTCGGTGACGGACTCGGACGTGAACTGGTAGCGTGCCATGCGGTAAAAGGCTCCTCTTTTTCTCCGATAACCAACGAGCCTGAGCTCGCCCTGAAAGCGGCGCCTTCGCGCCGAAGGTGCCGTACCATAGCTCGGGATCCGGCGCATGGCTACGCGTACGGCAACAAGTGGGCTCAGGTCGATTTACTGCTGCACGAGGGCCCGAAGGCGCGCGGCGTGTGGGCTGGTCGGGTGTGCACGTAGGAAAGCCACCGCTTCGTACTTGGCGCGCGGCAGGTTGCCCGTCTTCACCAAGGCTTCGACATAGAGCACCTTACGCTCTTCCTCCAACGTTCCACCCCCGAACGAAGCCTCCCCTCGCTCCAACAGCACCCGCGCGG contains these protein-coding regions:
- the metK gene encoding methionine adenosyltransferase — protein: MARYQFTSESVTEGHPDKVCDAISDTILDALLAEDPTSRVACEALAKTGMVVVAGEVTTRAWVDIPTLVRKTVLDIGYNDSSLGFDGNTCAVLTALEKQSPDISQGVTEGQGLHKEQGAGDQGLMFGYATDETPNLMPAPIDYAHQLALQLAAVRKSKKVDFLRPDGKTQVTLEYENDVPVRVDAIVVSTQHSEAVKYKTLRDAVIELVINKVMPKKLIDKNTKFHVNPTGRFVIGGPQGDCGLTGRKIIVDSYGGMGRHGGGAFSGKDPSKVDRSACYYARYVAKNVVASGVARRCEVQVAYAIGVAKPVGVHVNTFGTGKVDDEKLAKYILDSFDMRPKALIEELDLLKPIYKKTAAYGHFGRKGFSWEETNRAEAIASDLLGSKPKGTVVSKKTAANGATNGAHANGANGKAAAAKKDKKRAPAKRAKKDVTAGA